Genomic window (Cucumis sativus cultivar 9930 chromosome 2, Cucumber_9930_V3, whole genome shotgun sequence):
TTGTCTTATTCTGTCTTATTTTGCCCCAGTAGACTGTAGAACTCCACTAATGGTGCTGTCCCTTCGGGGACATCCAATAAAATTGGAACGAACTCCACTAATGGTGCTTACTTTTAATGGTCCAGAGGTTGGGATTATAACGATTCTATTCCCCTATAACCattcaaagtaaattttatctttctcaTACACCTGAGAAGTATGTTTTCACGTGGAAGGAAAATGAGTTGTGGTTAAAGTGggaatgatgatgataaataaataataagaagccTTATGATGTTATGCATGCTGCAGATGGAATGGTCTCAGCCACAATTACAGGGTGATTTGGTGACTCCTAGGGCAGGCCATGCTGGCATAACCATTGATGAGAACTGGTATATAGTCGGTGGTGGtgataataaaaatggtatcTAGAGcttcttaaattattatataagctgtaacatatttaattactaaaagatTATTATGAATTTGTGGACCTTCCTTTTCAGGTTGCCCAGAGACAATTGTGTTAAATATGTCCAAGCTTTCTTGGTTAGCTTTGAGAAGCGTAAAGCAAAGAGAACCCCTTGCTAGTGAGGTGATTGCAGAGTACATTCCTgcttatatatttcatatcaattgtttttccattttatcaatatcatATGTTGAACTTTATCATATGATTGCAAACACTACATGCtagttttgatgataacatcTTGAAATGACATTGATTGATCCTTGTGCGTGATGTGCCACTGTTCTGgtcctttctcttctctttgtTGCATTATCCTTTTTGCCTTTTGCATGCCTCTAATTTCCTGGtgaaacatgaaatatatttGACTTATTTTTACTCCCTAGACATAGGGCACAACCACATGCAATGCAACTGTGGTCAGtccttaaagaaaataaaacttggCTGGAATTTGAAATGATATTCAAAGACTGGTATTTCTCGTATCAGCAAAGAAACTAGCACGCAATAagcattttgaatttttttgtttttgttaccAACTACAGTTCTGTTCTTTTTATGGAAGGAGTTTCGATTGGACATTTATGCAGTTTTTGTGAAGACAAATTGAAAGCTTAGAAGCAAAACATACATCGAGtgctttaataaaattttaaagccCAAGCGTACATCCTGGcaaatatgaaagaaagaagtCATTACCATTTCCattcaaataacattttgattCTTAAAACAAgtcatttataaatattacatgTACACATAAGAAGTGTTTTCGTTCTTCTATGTTCTTAGCTTGATATgcttttacttttgaaatttaaatcattataGGTTGACAAAGGGTccaaaaaaatgatgatgtcTTCATAATCTACTGATTAGATGTATGTACGGGatgtgttttctttcttttttgaactttAGATGGTCCAAATAATGTCATTGAATTGGcttctttttcaacaaaagaaatgggCGTTGAATTTGTctattcataaaaaatttcGTTGATGAAGCAACGTAACTAAGTGTCTCGATTAACTAATGCATGTAATCTTCTTTGTATTATACCATCACTTCATTTCGGGAACAGGGAATCAGTATTAGTTTGGCAACAATTGATCAAGAGAAATATCTGGTTGCTTTTGGCGGTTACAACGGAAAGTATAACAATGAGGTATGTTCTAGGTGATACACCTCCATCTGTTTTTATCCGCACTCTTAGAAGcctttattatcattaattatttttgtgcCATTATGTGTCCTTGTAGGTTTTTGTCATGAGACCCAAACCGAGAGACTCATCACGTCCCAAGATATTCCAGTCACCAGCAGCAGCGGCGGCAGCAGCCTCTGTTACTGCTGCATATGCCTTAGCCAAGACTGAAAAGCTAGACTTTTCCATGATAGAAGGTGTCTCTAATGGTAGACACCAAAACCATTCTCAACCAAATGGCGCTATTGAACTTAAGGCCATTAGAGAAGAGAAAGCTAAGTTAGAACTAACACTTTCTGAAGTTCAAAGTGAAAATTCCAAACTTAAACAAGAGATTGATGAAGTAAACAGCACCCATGCAGAGCTGTCTAAGGTATGACATTAAGGTAGAATGTACGTTTAaagatattattttcatattcagTTCTAAAGtctgatttttaaatttttatctcAGGAATTACAGTCAGTGCAATCCCAATTAATTGCCGAACGATCGAGATGCTTTAAATTGGAGGTTTGTATTTCATATAAAATCAAGTTTCGATTACAAATTTGTTCTCTACAGCTGAAAAAAGTTGCAGTTTTAGATCCTACAGTTTTAAAAGTTGGGGactattttttatcattttaccaaacttcaagaactaaattctaatttctatttaCAAACCATAGAGCCTAAATGATTTGGATCAAATTTACAATTCCATCCCATCACCCGAGCTGGGCGGCTCAGGCCGATGCATCAAATTTGTCTTTGATGATCCTATCGATTGAAAGATCTTAAGTTAGGCATCATTTTCTAAGATTCTCTTTTCCCTTGATTGACCAACAGGCACAAATAGCTGAACTACAAAAGATGCTGGAGTCAATGCAATCCATAGAGAATGAGATCCATCTCCTAAGGGAGCAAAAATCTGCCCTGGAGAAACATATGGAGGCTGCCTCAACAGTTCAAAGACAAGGTTCAGGTGGAGTGTGGCGGTGGATCGCAGGCGGTAACAGCGGGTAGGCCTTGAAACACTGTTCGATAACCCCACATTGGCAACACGACCAAGCAGCCAAAATTTTTGGTACCAGGCTCTTAAATTTACCAAAGGCGACCGTTGAATTTGGGTTATGAGGTACGAAAGATGAAGTTGTATTGTTCTCTTTGGAAACTCTACAGGTAATTTTAGAcatgtattctttttttcaagattcttatTCTTTGAAGTTtatcctttaattttgttttttgttttttgctttttgcttttttgtcCTTTGTCAATACTTCATTGAATGGGAGTGTTCATCCTCATTTGGGTATCATGGAAATGGtttcttttgtgattttattttgtaacacTCAGCATTATCGAAACTCTCTCAATTGATGACAAAGGCATGGAAGTGGCTCTTTGTTTGATTTCTCTTCCACATTTTTATCCCCGAGTTCAAACACATTTTGGTCCTTcacttcaaataattttagttccactattttaattcaatgTTAATGTTtctcaaaattgataaaataatgataaataataatcttttacttaaaaaaaaataaataagggttaaaactttatgtttaattttagtccTTAGAATTATTCAGTTTTAGTCCATTGTTTTgaacaaatcttaaatttagtcctAAATAAATAGGAAGTAAAATTAGACCATTAAAAATGTTCAActgaaacttttttaaaaaatggctaaaaatttgataacaGTGTAAAGTGATAGCTGTTCGTTTcctttctaaatgtttttgtcaataattttccaaaaaaaaaaaacaaacttcaaaatattttgataaataaaaacgAGGgtttttgaaaggaaaaaaaaccaatagcgaagaaaaaaaaacaaacaaatatatatatatatatatatatatatatatatatatatatatatatatatatttatatattcaaatatttatattttgccgacttaaaaaatttctatctaaaatgatatttgaaactCTCTTGAAAATAATCTTAACTACAAACTAAGATAAAAATACAGAACACAGATTATCTGATTCTCGACCACAACATTTGAACCTTtccaaatttcctttttccaaaTTAACATTAATTTACACACATTCTAAGAGTAATCCCTTCTccaataaataacaataataattgaaaacatgAGCTGCACCTGTACAATCCTGTGGACAAGAGGTCTCAAGTTCAAATCCCCTCTCcaacatttattacaatacctttggaaaaaaaagaaagaaatcatCAACAAATTCAGACGTGATGAAAGCTTCTACTCCCATTTTTCACAtacatatatcatatataccCTATAACCATGGACATAAAATAAGGTTTCGAGATCAAGACACcaaaaagaaacccaaataTGACATGAGTGATGTAATATATGCAGTATGAACAAAATGTTCCCTTTTACCTCCCCATCCAACTATCATGTGTCGAACACCTCTctaaacaaaagaatattaaGCTAAAAGGCATACCCCAGAGAACAGGGCGGTGGTGGGAAGGGGTGGTAGCACAATCCAAGTTTCCAGTTCACCTCGCTTTAAATAGCGTTCCGGTGGCGGTAACAAATAGGCAAGATTGCTGTTCTTGGCTGCTTGAGAGGAGGGAGATATGCAGCCACTCAAGCTTTTATTCATTACCACAGATAATGTTTTGATTGTTTCTTCATCAATGGGAATATATGCAACTCCCAACTTTAAAGCTCACCGAGAGTATTAGAACCCAGAAAAGcagaaagaagaataagaaccCTCGTGACCCGACGATAGTCCCATTCTTCTCAGATTGGTGATCACTTTCAACTTGATGTTGATGTTGAGCAAAAGATAGGATGAGGTTGACATCCGCGTTCTTTCCATATAAGGGATCATTCACCAGATCGCCATTTGATGTCAAGTTTCTTATATGGATCATGCCAGCAGTTACATGAACTGAACTGGAAGTTTGTGCTGCCGAGTTCAGCCGAATGGCCATATCTTTTGATGGATACTCTGAAGCAAATGCAGGAGGGGCAGGGATGTTTCCTAACATGTAACTTGCACCTTTGAAGAAGGGTGATTTTGAATCTGAAACAACAAAATCTCCTTTATGAGTTTTATAGCAAAAGAATGTCTAACATCCTGATTCGAACTATTATATTCTGAATTCTACCTGAACTTGTTTCAATAGCCTTGGGGTCTTGCTTAGAAGTAGATGCATCATTTACGAAAGTTACGGACGACTGTTTAGCAGCCATGAACTCTTTTTCTGCTACTTCGCTCACTTTCTGTTCAGAGATTCAGTAGTTTTATTGAAGTTAGATTCAAAGTTGTAAATCCCAAGTTCTCAACAGTGATACTTGGAATGTAAAGTTACCTCTTCAGAAGTTGTTTGGCTAGAAATAGGTTCTTCACTGTCAAAAAGATCTGACGGGTCAAAAGCCAGCTGTAAGTTATCATCTGCATCAAAGAATGTAAAATACTCTTCAAGCACATCCAGCGCAGATGGATCAGATTCAACTGGATTTGAAAGATCATTGGCCTCCAGGAATAATTCCTCATTGAGGGCAAGATCATCCGGAACACTCGGGTAAGGCTCGTCTAGTAAGTAATTGATATCCTCTTGATTAAAATTGTCACTTGATTCAGCAAGATTACCACTTGATTCAGCAAAACGATCATCCCTTTCAGAACTCTCTCCCGTTCCATATTGCTCTGgtaattgaaagaaattgaGGCTCGGCTGTAGCTCAAAGGTATCACCAGCACATACTTCTGgtttattatcattttcaacAAGGCCATTGGGTAGCTCAACATGGTTGCTAGTCTCTTGAGGATAAATCAACGGAGGTTGCCCATATTCACCTGGAAGTTCTCCATCAAAATACTGCTGCCcaaaaaggaggaaaaaagCATCTTAATTAGCTTGAAAGTTCTATGTAGAAGAGCATAACAGAATAAATTGGTCAAAGCAACACACTTCCAAAGAGAACTTAACGTgattaaagtatttaaaagGGTTTTCTTCGGATGTGTTTTGTGTTCTTCAATTACAAAGTTGACCTAAAGGTTGTCAACTTAAACATAGCTCACAGTATTTGACATAACTTACCATAACTCATTTCCTTGAGATTGAGGTAAGGTTCACATGCCCCACATTTGCTAtaccaacaaaagaaaatttgaggaGTGGAAAATGATTAAGCGTTTTTGGAAATTatggataatttttttcctcctGGCTCCTATAAAAGCTAGAAAAAGGGTTACGCTTAAGACCCTGCTCTTAAAGAGCTCTTCAACTCCccataaatagaataaagtaCACCTTGAGTATAAAATTTAGTTCAGAATCATATGCTTCCATTCATTCTTGGCCCTTGCCCTTTTATTACACATGCTTCATATTCCATTTGCAAATAATGGACCGTCCTATTTTCTACTTGCATAGTTCACTACAAACCTaaagaagatcaagaacacGTTTCATACTAACTAAGCAGCATTGAGTGAGAGCATATATGATCCTTTGTGACTTTACTGGTGACAAGAATAATACATGAACACAAGGATtcgaaaattaaaaatctatcCACATGATGCAAAATAGAGTAGCAAATAAAAGGTGGATATATTTAACAAAGCACAAACCTGAGCAATATCATCCACTTCAAAATGCATATAATCATCAACATCAACTAACCCTTCATTGGCCACAACCTCCTCGCCAGGCAGAGTTAACTCTTCATCATCCTCCCACTCCTCTTCAATAAACGGAGCTCCATACTGTTCTCCATTCTTAGGGCCTGAACCACTTTTTTGAAATATCCTGCAAAGAACATAAGCATCCTGCCAATCCAAAACACAATTCAATAACAAACTCATAAGAATAGAAAGTACACAAAACACAATAACCccaaaagacaaaaacaagtttCCTCACCTGCACAACCCCAGCTTTCTCTAAATCCTCATCAGTAAGTCTATATTCATGCATCACCCAATTGCTGCGAGCCCCACGAGGCGCCCGGCCGCTGTGGTAAACAAGAGTCTTCTTCATTCCAACCACTCGGGAGTTATGTCGAACCGGCCGATCCTTCCCAGTCGTCTTCCAGTACCCATGCTCAGTAGCTCTGTTCGTCCTCGAACTGTTACCATACTTCTTATCCAAAGGACTGAAAAAATACCATTCCAAGTCCCTAGTCTTCAGCTTCGACTTCcctaacaattaaaaattccCAATAAATAACTCTGTCAACTGAATTCCCAAcaaaaaatacacaaataaaaatagaaaattgaagaaatctTACCAGGAAGGTCCCACGGCTCCGATTTATAAATTTCAGTGACGGAGATGGGATCAAAACGAAGAGATTTGCCAGAAACCTTGCGCCTAAGATAATATCGCACAATTTCCTCGTCAGTGGGGTGAAATCGAAACCCCGGAGCAAGAGATGTAGAGGAATCAGAGCCCATAAAGCAAAACAACCAGAAGATCAAAGATCAAAGATCAATTAGGGTTTAAGCTAATTCCGAACTCAGAAGTAGGATTGAAAACTAGAATTCCAAATTTATCTTGaggaaataatcaaataatccttcgattttcaatcaatcataacCATAAGGATGAACGAATCGGCAGATGGAGGAAAAACAAAGGCGAACCATTgccaaacaaaagaaagtccatttctttttcttgttctttaagtcatgaaacaattaaaaagaaggtTCGGGAATTAATGTAGCCTAAAACCACCCGTCTGTCGCACTTTACAAGTGAAGGAATTGCTGGTGGTGGGACCGCTTGGGTGTAAGTAAACCAATCAAATGTTTAAACGTGGACAACTTGTAGAGGTTTGTGGAGAATTGGTAATTTTACTGTGACGTAATTGCATCCGTCagattaatttttgttttagtgtACCAGCAATCGAAGGCTTAGTATCGTCAAACCCCCTCAGCCTCTACATTCtgtttttgcaaaattttaattaagatgtaATGTATTGTTATTAACAAACTCTTGATTACAAgtgtaattaataaattacaCGCATTCTGTTTGGATtaatttttgatatatttaattttcaaactaatttattttgacaTAAACTGAGGTGTTTGGTATTtgtctaaaataattttttttttaaaatgaaattatgaaataaatcattttagaaaaaatatattcaactatattttaattttagaataaaggtttatttggtgtttaatgagaaatttcttataaatttgtatttctctctttctatttttattcttttttactatCTATTTTTCACTCGgtcgttttttttctttttttaaatattttgaatattttttcaacgtgtgttcatatacatttaaatacaaatatttacaaattattctCTTTCAACCAAATCTAATTCGCTTTAACATATGTGAAATAAATCATGAATACGTCAATGAATAACATGATCGTTAGGttcatgaaattaaaaggaattAAGAAcgttatttatcttatttatattttgttgttgaaaatcaattgatttttttatctagttatgtatttacatttcaaaatatttgtgcttttaaaattgaactgtccaaaataataataataataacaaaattaatatttagtttcgagtatttaaaaattaataatttcaagataacgtgatacttttgaaaaaaaagattttaaatatgtgtattttgtaatgaaattaattcataatgtttaatagcattttatgataatttaacctatgtgtaaaatattattagtatAGGATAAACCAAATACGTTTTTGCATATAAACGTTTATAAATAGGTAAAATCAAACAGGTAAATGTTTAGATTTAaactcatttaaaaaaaaattagaaaatgtattcttaaaaaaatatttttttgaaagacAATCCAAACGGAGCGTAAAAccttattattcattttcgtGGTTTTAGttgtaattacaaaaataattaattgatattgtttttagaataaggttaataattaaaatgtttggtTAATAAATGGGTTGTACCAAAATAAtcctaatttttataaatcaaattactattattaaaaGGGATTTGAACACAAATCCTGTACcattacttttatattttttaaaatctgcTTGATTTACTGtacacaaaaaatttaaaagttgaaaaagtcCAATAaacatagatttaaatttacatcCAATACAtccactaatttttttaaaataaataaatcattaatgatcatataaaatataaaagtgaaGGTTGATGAatccaaacacaaaattaaaactccaaatcaacacaaaaattacatattaATTTTGCACTTTCACCCTATGttataggaaaattttcataaaaacttatgaaatttactattttttaaaaagaataggTTTGTCATTTCttattataaaacaataataataataataatttatataagaaataaaaaatgtaaagtcAAAGGAATTACTTAATGTATAAGTCAAAGGAATGAAGGTGGCTTACCTAATGTCCTCATCAATTTTAGTTCTCACTTAACTTTTGACCAAGCTTTatcttatcaaattttatatatattttttcaaagacaatcaattttttattttataaataattgacaacaaattttaaatgaatgccagttttgtttatgtatttcaatttataactCTAATCAAAACAAGACTGAACATGCACAGAATACTACATCCATACAATTATACTTTCTaacctatttatatatatttattattatgttactACTTTTCCATGTTTATTCTATGGTATGGACaacctattttatttattttttgctaCTATACAAGAAGGAGAATCCAATAATATAACCTTCTTGCCTTCACATTAATAATACACACgtttatacaatatttttgttgtaataAGCGAAATACGATATTGTACAAATTAGTGGTGATCATCAGTTAGGTGGGTCGATTTtgtacccaaaaaaaaaaaaatgagacaaAAAACTGACCTAATTGATTTGTGCTAAGAAAAACCAACAATGGTGTTTGATGGGTCGACTTTTTGCCgattttagttgtttttagtCGGGTTGGGTGggtttttcaaaactttttaattaaatcgaCCACTGAccatgtttttaataaaaaccgACCATCGAGTATTGAATTGGTAGATTTCAATCGTTCGAATGGATTTTTTGGTTATGGATGCTCACCCCTGATACAAATATAAGGATCTAAAACACATGTTCATATTAATAAGTGTACTTTAGTCAATACTAAAAGTATGTGACAAGTGacaagaatatttaaaaaagaaaagaaaagaaaaactcaaacaAGTGACTCGAGATTAGTAGTGAGTGGCCCATTGGACGGCCCTTTATGAGTGGCTCAAACATCTCGCTTTGAGGTCATCAACGGCCCATTGGGCCTATTGACCGCAACTATATGGCTAGACCATTTTGGGTTGGTGGATTTAAATGGGCCCAGCTTAATTACTAAGAGtgcatttttccattttggaaaaatactttttctGAGTATgctcaatttcaaaatgttacaatCTTTGCCTGTagaatttaaagtttgttgtctcaatttattttatagatttaaagattttatatatatatatatatatatatatatatatattaactttgTATTAATACTcaccatttttaaaacattaaatattcACTTTCATTTAACAGTATTAatgtctattaattaattttaaataattgtaaagtaaaattttcaaatttaatttaatttgtaatgaaatatagcaaaacttaataatgtataattattataattgctTTGAATTTGGCtaacaaaaaacaattcaaacaGAAAAGGCACGTATTTAGTAGGAAAAAATACAAgctaaaatgtaaattttaacattttaaaacttatggATGAAGGatacaattttatcttttttatttatttgttatagaTTCTTTTACATACTCGAAAATTGTATAACGAATGGAATCATTTCAATATGACAAACCGTTGTTTGTTATTCGATGGAAAAAAGTATCTCAAACTTGTATtcgataaaattttaaatcaacatCCAACCATTCATGATTGACTGATTTTgcgaaaaagaaaaccatgagatcaatttttgttgaatggtgaatgtttaaaaagaactttgaaaaagaagttaaaagagaaaacaatgaTGATAAGATTATATAAGACTATAAGTTGTgtaagagaagagaaaggtgATGAGGTGGGCAGGTAAGAAGTTGTGGAGTGGCAACAACATATACAACACTTGTTCATCTCTCCCAATTGCAttgctttttaatattttacatcatattttaaaaatattaattgaaaattcagtcaaactcaaacataaataattatacataataaataaaatcaacatcatatatatttattttatacttaaaGTACCATTCTACCCATctactttcaaatatttcaattttaacattaGTTCATTTTCAcacatatcaaaatatttattccgcaaaaccaaaattctattaaattggtattgttatatattttttaaaatccctttaatatatgtattttagtaaattttaaatggaatATTTCAACTAATAGTAACaattttcatacaaataaatgtgagtatatttttaaattttatataaaaaatgtaaataaaatttattaaaaaaattacaataactaacggtagatattaaatttaagattatttaaaactttagaactaaaattaaacatctaAACATacatgaattaaaatttgatagttAATAGTATGTTtctaatatatgtattttagtaaatcttgaattgaatATTTCAACAAATCGTAATCATGTTTATACAAATAaatgtgaatatatttttaagatttatattaaaaatataaataaaaaaattataaaaaaggaattaaaataaacaagtagtatatattaaattaattgtggaactaaaattaaacatttaagaaTACGTGaattagaatttgataaaGTGCAATAGTATTTTAATCCGTATGTTTCTAATATAACTATACCTATAATTTGGTGAATCTCTTCAATATCATCCAAAAAGGATTTGGACAAACACAATCCTTTgctttcaaaaataatttccaaAGATTCTCTCTTttggtattattattattattatattgaaaGGTTCAAATAATGAGATATTGTTTCTGATTGATGAgagataattttgaaaaggagaaggTAACCTATTTCATTACataattcaaaacttaaacCAATCAACTTTTCTATGTTTGGTaactgtttttctttattttgtgaaaaaaaatcacttttaaaagaTATGTTAGTTTTTGctagtatttaaaaataaaaacctctAGTTGCAAAGGAGAAATTAAGGGCAGAAAAATTGGATTGATTTCAAATAACTTGAAGTAAATAACTTCAAACAAACTTGATGGTGTTAAATTCTCAATTCATCTAGAAATTTAAGTTTGAGTTATAGTAAACTTAACTACACAAGCATTTAACCTTTCATTTCACTTGTGAACTtaataatttgtaaaagaaattaatgggtataaatgaagaagaaatgacGCTAGACACTATACACTAGACTTTGACTTGAACAACTAGTTAAATCGCTAATTAATTCTTTAACCGATTTCAAACCCACTCCATTGTAAAAACTATAGATAATTGCAATGAAATTCAATGGAAAGGATCACttaaatgtaaaagaaaagaaaaaaaaattgaaaattcgtgaagacttttttcctttttcatacGAACAATTGAACAAAGAGACAAATAATGGGTGTTGTTGCAGGCCATAGAAGTAAACAAAAAGCGGAGAGCCCATCGATGACTAGTTGTACACACGTACACTACCGCCTCTCGCCAGCTCCTTCATTGTTACACTTCCATTCTTCTCAAAACgaattatttctctcttttcccaatgattttgatttcttcttcttcttcttcttctttctgagAAAAGGTTACTCTCAAAGAAACTTTAAAAGGGGTGGAACAGAAAAAAGGTTGCTTGTTTTGCTTGTTTGTGAGTTGTGaggtagaagaagaagaagaagaaaaatgatgggTTCTTCTTCAAAAGGAAGATGCATTAGTTACGATTACTCTTTCAAGATTTTGTTGATTGGGGATTCTGGTGTTGGAAAAAGCAGTATTCTCCTTAGCTACATCTCCAATTTTGTTCATGATCTTTCTCCTACCATcggtctctctctctctctatatatatatgtgtgtgtgtgtgtgtgtgtgtgcgcgtgCATGTTTTGATGATTAATTCTCATACCCAGATGCACCATTTCTGagttttgttcatattttaatCCTCAAAGAAATCTCGATAGCTCTGTTGGTTGGTTGGACATATGTTGATCAGATactcttattttttcttcttctttgtggTTACTTTGCTGTTTATAGTTTTCTGATTGATTTCTGATAT
Coding sequences:
- the LOC101208266 gene encoding acyl-CoA-binding domain-containing protein 4: MDVDSWQWGLAFDQWVALPVSGSRPPARYKHAAAVVDQKLYIVGGSRNGRYLSDVQVLDLSNLSWSSVKLQMNPGVENSDGNGSLVEALPPASGHSMVKWDKKLIVLGGNLKRSSDRILVHCIDLETHTWSVMETTGNIPVARAGHSATLFGSKIMMFGGEDSSRKLLNDIHVLDLEALTWDEVETKQSPPAPRFDHTAALHAEHYLLVFGGCSHSAFFRDLHVLDFHTMEWSQPQLQGDLVTPRAGHAGITIDENWYIVGGGDNKNGCPETIVLNMSKLSWLALRSVKQREPLASEGISISLATIDQEKYLVAFGGYNGKYNNEVFVMRPKPRDSSRPKIFQSPAAAAAAASVTAAYALAKTEKLDFSMIEGVSNGRHQNHSQPNGAIELKAIREEKAKLELTLSEVQSENSKLKQEIDEVNSTHAELSKELQSVQSQLIAERSRCFKLEAQIAELQKMLESMQSIENEIHLLREQKSALEKHMEAASTVQRQGSGGVWRWIAGGNSG
- the LOC101209968 gene encoding NAC domain-containing protein 78 isoform X1, with translation MGSDSSTSLAPGFRFHPTDEEIVRYYLRRKVSGKSLRFDPISVTEIYKSEPWDLPGKSKLKTRDLEWYFFSPLDKKYGNSSRTNRATEHGYWKTTGKDRPVRHNSRVVGMKKTLVYHSGRAPRGARSNWVMHEYRLTDEDLEKAGVVQDAYVLCRIFQKSGSGPKNGEQYGAPFIEEEWEDDEELTLPGEEVVANEGLVDVDDYMHFEVDDIAQQYFDGELPGEYGQPPLIYPQETSNHVELPNGLVENDNKPEVCAGDTFELQPSLNFFQLPEQYGTGESSERDDRFAESSGNLAESSDNFNQEDINYLLDEPYPSVPDDLALNEELFLEANDLSNPVESDPSALDVLEEYFTFFDADDNLQLAFDPSDLFDSEEPISSQTTSEEKVSEVAEKEFMAAKQSSVTFVNDASTSKQDPKAIETSSDSKSPFFKGASYMLGNIPAPPAFASEYPSKDMAIRLNSAAQTSSSVHVTAGMIHIRNLTSNGDLVNDPLYGKNADVNLILSFAQHQHQVESDHQSEKNGTIVGSRGFLFFFLLFWVLILSVSFKVGSCIYSH
- the LOC101209968 gene encoding NAC domain-containing protein 78 isoform X2; translation: MGSDSSTSLAPGFRFHPTDEEIVRYYLRRKVSGKSLRFDPISVTEIYKSEPWDLPGKSKLKTRDLEWYFFSPLDKKYGNSSRTNRATEHGYWKTTGKDRPVRHNSRVVGMKKTLVYHSGRAPRGARSNWVMHEYRLTDEDLEKAGVVQDAYVLCRIFQKSGSGPKNGEQYGAPFIEEEWEDDEELTLPGEEVVANEGLVDVDDYMHFEVDDIAQYFDGELPGEYGQPPLIYPQETSNHVELPNGLVENDNKPEVCAGDTFELQPSLNFFQLPEQYGTGESSERDDRFAESSGNLAESSDNFNQEDINYLLDEPYPSVPDDLALNEELFLEANDLSNPVESDPSALDVLEEYFTFFDADDNLQLAFDPSDLFDSEEPISSQTTSEEKVSEVAEKEFMAAKQSSVTFVNDASTSKQDPKAIETSSDSKSPFFKGASYMLGNIPAPPAFASEYPSKDMAIRLNSAAQTSSSVHVTAGMIHIRNLTSNGDLVNDPLYGKNADVNLILSFAQHQHQVESDHQSEKNGTIVGSRGFLFFFLLFWVLILSVSFKVGSCIYSH